The Gossypium raimondii isolate GPD5lz chromosome 2, ASM2569854v1, whole genome shotgun sequence genome segment ttagattttttctttttctagaaTGAATGATATGGATTGTGCTCTCCAAAAGGACAAATTCATGATAGATTCAAGGCCTACATTATATCCTGCAAAAAGGTACTATAAAGTAGACACCTAATATCATCCTGCAGTTCTGTATATGCAAATGCAAACTTACGTCATCGATGACTAACAACAGATTATGCTTCCGCCGGAGCTCTACAAGCTCCAGCATAGGTGCAAAGTCCCCATCCATGCTAAACAAGCTGTAGAAGAGAATATAGAACAAATAATACCAGTTAAACAAACAGATAAAGAAATTGGGTTTTCAGCCATACAGTAGTAAGTTGCAATATATGGTAGTAAGTTGCAATATATGGTAGAAAGTACATCATTCATAAATGAATGCAGTTGCAAAAATCTAGttatattcataaacatgtatTTCATTGGTAAGATGCAAAAAATGCAAAGTATAGTTATTTGCAAATGTACAATATTCTTGGAcatccagaaaaaaaaaagcatgaaaatgcGGAAGAAAGGTTGGCTGTTACTTATTTTTATAGGATAGAGAAATGACAATGTAATGAACATCTGTAGAAACATGACTAACCTATCGGTCACAAcaacctttttcttcattttgcaATTTGATCTgtcaaaatccaaaaaaattgCCATTATGCAGCATGGTTAGAGAGAAAGTCCTAGAAAGAGAATGATTATCAGAAGAATCTATGTGAAAAGTAAAAACCTACAACAGTGCGCGGAGATGGGACATGTCGCAGTGTTTATATACAAAGAATTCTACACTTCTTTGTCTTTCAGCAAGACGAATACCATCAATTATTGATGCATGGTTTAGTTCATCAGAGAAAATGGCAATCTTTTCATCCTTCACAGGCACGTTGCCTGCTGCAAGGAGGGATGCAAGGTTTCCAAGTGCTACCATCAATGCCATATTGGCTGAAAACCCTGTAGGACAAAGAAGACAGTCCTAAAGCATAAACTCGGAAGAAAAAAACAAGCATCAGTCTTCAGAAAAGTTTAGAATAGAAGAATATTTATGgttaaaagaataaatactGAAAGAACAAGAATATCATACTGAATATAATCCACGTAATAGCTCATGGGTTTAAAAACTACTTTAGAATTTATAATCAAAATCTAGACAAAAGTACCACTAGCATCATTCGACCTTTATCATTAAGTATCATTTTCCAAACATATTCAAGCACCTAATGAACTGAGCATACAACAAAtggattaaaaaattcaaatgtaaACAACTGCACATATAAAGTCTTATCCTAAGTCTATACCTCCTTCTTCTTTAAGCTTGCCAAGCTTGACTCCAGTAATCTATGGTGGTAAGTGTATCCGCAGATTAACGGAGAGCCCCTAGGGCCCATTCCGTAATCTCGAGCTGCCTGTTGCGAAATTAAGTTAGcaaaagaaaattacttaaacaacAATCATGGCAGATACTTGTCCAAGAAGTCAATCTTGAAGCAAACCTCTGCTGCAGCTCTTCGAACTGCTGGATGTGAACTCAAGCCCAAATAATCATTTCCAGAGAACAAAAGTAGCCGCTTGAATTGCTGTTGGCTCGTGCCAAAAGTATCATCAGCTAAACATTCTCCATGAACAATCTCATCTCCTATAAGCCCAATGAGCAAAGTTAATAAGCAAAAACTCAAAAAGCTTATCTTGTTTTATTGGAGCAAAGTTCACTCATTTCCCAatcaaaaaagaacaaaaagggtTATTGCATCTACATTCATTCGGTAATCATTTATCATTTCCATAAttataaaagcaaaataaaagagaatccttttttttttgttcgaaAAAAAATACCTGAACTTGGAATCTCAAGAAGCCATTTACGGTAAGTGGGTTCAGAAATAGAGACATTGACAGAGGAACGATCCCATGGTTGCATTTCGTCGAACACCTCGTACTCTTCTTTACCGGAAACTCCAGTATTGTTCATTTGCTGTTGTTCGTTGGGAAGGTAAAGGGGTCTTAAAGATCGAAGCAATTTCAAAGAGTCGAGCTTCGAAAGCGCTTCTCCGACCCATTTGTCCCATAAGTTGCTAACCTCCATTTCCCGCAGCGAAGAAACCAATGCTGTTTCGAGGGATAAGAGTGGCATAAAATGGTAGGTAAAATAGTCCAATTACCAGCTACCGAAATTggtttgataattttactaatatgAGGTACACACATGCATACCagcaaataattaattttttaaattttaaatttttaatatatatatatatataacttattttaagaagtaaaattctaaaaatttattcaatattttaattttaaaaatttaattaattgctaatgtgGCATACACGTAAATTGTTATGTGGTCGTAAATTTAATACacattaacatttttatctattttgaagTGATTATCAAAATGTAGGTTTAATGattaaaagagacaaaaaataattaaataaaagattaaaatgacttttaaagaaccaaataagtcattatgcattttattttacaCTTGACAAATATGTGTTGtggcataatttttttaaggtaCATACTACAAATATATACAAGAATactttagtattttattttttaaagttaacaaaaatatatatgtgatgAATTTCAATCCATACCAATtgcattaataaaatattaaatttatcagttaataaaattttattttaataattttattcattttaattttattattcttactATATTACTTtcattatttgtatatttgtactattatttttctatttcaatattatacatattccatgtactattattaattaatttcaaattacgtatctcattatttattgtatgtttttttttaaataaacatatgCTTTCTAAATAGAGGTGCTCATTGGCCAAGCCGGGTTGGGTTCAGGTcgggctcaactaaaaattcagGCCCATTTACTAGGCCCAAGCctggcccaaaaaatgggcctaacattttgcccaagcctgacccggataaaaatgctaaaacccgGGCCTGACCCGGTCcgcttgtattaattttttatataatttttaaatatatataatacatcaaaaatactaaaaacatcaaaataaatatttcccaacaaattgaaaataaattttaaaaaatatgtaggCTTAAATAACAGTAAGATATATCTTAACAAAatagacttttagcggcgcttttttaggcttTTAGCTGCGTTTTTAAAGTAAAtctattttttgtggcgtttttataaaaaacgccactattgcttacctatgaaaaacgccgcaaaaaattatttcatttggaataaaacgacgctgttttgctatgctaaaaatcctttattttgtctgttaaaaaatattagttaagtgattttataaaatatttattatttttttataaattaaatttttataataaaaaatcaagtactctcaaaataaatatcgtatattttaataagaaaaaatgattaaatggttgtaattaattattaagttagaattatctaatgtaagcaattaatctctcacatatcaaatttctattaaagattgagacgttaatcatgattttatattattcatttcgatctaatctccattttattagagatatttcttcctaactaaaatataattattttgctagatgttcgatatggaatgattttagtttttgtatttcattttatttgttataatttggtcctatatatcCAAAACAGATAGTTACATATccgtatcaatttgttacatttatttatttattaattttttaaatctaatatttaaatatatcaaatggtttagattaaatatttttagtcatAAACACCGCTAATGTTACCTTTTCTTGCGTTTACAgaagaaacgccactaataaattaaattcttaatgaaacgacaccgttttggaaaattctaatacatattagtggcgtttttgctaTAAACGCCGCCAAAGCTcgtatattttacaatttttttattcaattattgtatattgcatatcaattttaaattaataatctttacaatttattattatctcttttacaattatataagaacttatttaatatataaattaaaaaatactaattaatctaaaccttaaaccctaacctgaccctgaatctctaaaccctaaatcactaactcttaacctataaccctaaaccccaaacccctaaccactaacccctaaaccttatttaatatataaattaaaaaacactaattaatctaaacctaaaccctaacccgaccccgaatccttaacccctaacccttaaacattatttaatatataaattaaaacacactaattaatctaaaccctaaaccctaacccgacacCAAATCCATAAACTCTAAATCCCTAAGccttaacctctaacccctaacccataaaccttaaatcacaacccttaagtcaaaatccctaatccataatccctaattccataatctataagcCTTAAAGTTGTAACTCTTAAACCggccctaaatcctaaattaaccatatatataccctaaatcatatatattaaaccctaaactataatgataattaaattaaatattttaaaattaatactatcgtatcttttacaattatatttgaaatttttaatatataaattaaaaatcaatcaattatgtacccaaaaattttaaaattattttaaataatagtattttaatttctccatttttaacaaatatttttctatgttttttatttcaaattatttctacgtgtcattatttcaaatttatccatttttaacaaatattcaattaaaaataaattgaattttattaatataaataaacaaattaaatagtaaatagacagataaaatgttttgcggcgctttttcaaaaacgtcgctaaagatctgagcattagctgcgtttttttttaaaacgctgctaaagccccgaaaggtagaaaacggtgtcgttgggcttaggttttttgcggcgtttttccaaaaaacgccgctaatgctcatttttaggaaagagccgctaatgctcaatctTTAGAGGCGCTTTACGTAAGgcgccgctaaaaatgccgctaaaagcctgttttgctgtagtgataaatataacttaacaagcaaatgcctctaaaataataacaatattaacaaatacctttaaaataataacaaaattaacaataaaataagttttatacaatatccaaacaataacaataaaatagtagcaacataatagtaaaatggtagcaaaatagggagaaaacaacaagaaaataacattaaaaaaaaagcagattttttttatcatttagtgAATTCGagttgggccgggccgggcgCAGGCTAAAAATACCTTACCcgaggcccgacccattttttaaattggccttatttttttgtccaaacccatttttcaggcctatatttttgcccaaaccctcccacattTCGAGTGGGCCTTTGGGCCGGGTCAggtggcccgacccatgatcaaGTCTAGTTCTAAATATGTGGTTTTCATACACATACACGTGTGATAGAAATTCTAGTAGTTAATAAAcaagttgttttatttttctatgcAATATTAGCCGTGGGAGTTTCTAGTAGTTAATAAacaagtttgttttattttttttatacaatattagcCTTGGGACTAGGGAATGGGGATAACATAGTTTGAACTCGTGTCAAACCGGCGTCTAACAAGAGCTTTAATTACTTCTTTATACAAGTCAagacaattaatattttgaatatgtttaatactcttattcaatttttatttaatgtgaaagtgttgaataaaaaatatatagatacttattaggttaaatttgctattaggTTAAATTGATGGCTTAGATctgttataatataataattaggaTGTTTAGAAACATGTTTAGGGATTTGGATCGAAAATTGAGCAAGTCTCTTATATCGATAAATTTAGCTAGATTTCGGTATTGAGAAAAGAGAGCAAAGATCTGCGTTTTTAATGTGATTTGATTGTGTTTGTCATTTTTCATGATGTGTTTATACTATGTTTAACGTGTATGCAAAGTGTTAGATCCATCAAGAGCTTCTACGAGCAAAGTGAAGGGGAAAGAAAAGTTTGTTTAAGCTTTCGAAATTGAAGTAAAAGTTAAATCGGTGAGTGATTTGGAATTGCTACTTTTAGGCACAATTCAATGTGCTAAAAGGGGAGCTTAGGTAACCTAATCACCTATCCTAAGTTCCAAGTGTAAGTGTTTCTACTTAAACTTAAGGTACTTTACAAATAAAGCTAAAATGTGATGTGATGTGTATAAAATGTGCtaatgtgattatatgaaatgtGATTATGTTAGAATATGACTTGTGATCTGCTGGTTTATTGCACACATATGAGATTATAATGTATGTGGCTCAATGAGCATTGTGATAGACTTGAGAGTGCAGAAAATATGGATAAGATAGTGATGTGATCATGATGAACATGACATGTGAAAGTGTGTATAAACCAGAaaaataaatgtgtaaaatggatatgttggagagataagggaatgttgaGCTAAGCTACATTCATTGGGACATATTTGGTTTGTTGGAGAGTGTCAGCTTATTGCTACACTTATTTGGGACATGTTAGACT includes the following:
- the LOC105788592 gene encoding 8-amino-7-oxononanoate synthase, coding for MPLLSLETALVSSLREMEVSNLWDKWVGEALSKLDSLKLLRSLRPLYLPNEQQQMNNTGVSGKEEYEVFDEMQPWDRSSVNVSISEPTYRKWLLEIPSSGDEIVHGECLADDTFGTSQQQFKRLLLFSGNDYLGLSSHPAVRRAAAEAARDYGMGPRGSPLICGYTYHHRLLESSLASLKKKEDCLLCPTGFSANMALMVALGNLASLLAAGNVPVKDEKIAIFSDELNHASIIDGIRLAERQRSVEFFVYKHCDMSHLRALLSNCKMKKKVVVTDSLFSMDGDFAPMLELVELRRKHNLLLVIDDAHGTFVCGNSGGGVAEEFECERDVDICIGTLSKAAGCHGGFIACSKRWKQLIQSRGRSFIFSTATPVPIAAAGHAAVIVAKRETWRRRELWNRVEDFRALTGIAISSPIISLIVGSEEKALKASRELLKSGFHVTAIRPPTVPPNSCRLRIALSAAHTTDDLRKLTSALSSYINFQDTGGTSLHIHSKL